In the genome of Podospora pseudocomata strain CBS 415.72m chromosome 2 map unlocalized CBS415.72m_2.2, whole genome shotgun sequence, one region contains:
- a CDS encoding uncharacterized protein (EggNog:ENOG503P786; COG:S) — MPSLYTITEPHPTVAKNSYTHSGRGGAGNFFRAPQTTAPSGVPTPAATTPSSTGRFYSGRGGAGNAHAKAERPVLSFDEEFTRAEVREKAATISHVGRGGAGNIFSSSSSSTKKTSTELSRRDSNSTNGSTKSGFWGRISSLGH, encoded by the coding sequence atgcCTTCTCTCTACACCATCACCGAGCCTCACCCCACCGTTGCTAAGAACAGCTACACCCACTCTGGCCGTGGCGGTGCTGGCAACTTCTTCCGTGCTCCTCAGACCACCGCTCCCTCCGGTGTCCCTACCCCCGCTGctaccaccccctccagcaccggcCGTTTCTACTCCGGCCGGGGCGGTGCCGGCAACGCTCACGCCAAAGCCGAGCGCCCTGTCCTCTCCTTCGACGAGGAGTTCACCCGCGCCGAGGTCCGCGAGAAGGCTGCCACCATCAGCCACGTAGGCCGCGGTGGCGCCGGCAACATCttcagctccagctcctcctccaccaagaAGACCTCGACCGAGCTCAGCCGGAGAGActccaacagcaccaacgGCAGCACCAAGTCTGGCTTCTGGGGCCGCATCAGCAGCCTCGGCCACTAA